A portion of the Sulfurospirillum diekertiae genome contains these proteins:
- a CDS encoding formate hydrogenlyase maturation HycH family protein, producing the protein MINVCRLTRRHTDATSQNMPRELEQVKIFSLSIGHGIGTVDFVETIETIEEEAYDQMLKECGAYAQFKLGNLSQYFEIEVFPEHAQKLYHEMPECFLKELFGTLHEGYVILRKSL; encoded by the coding sequence ATGATTAATGTATGCAGATTAACCAGAAGACATACCGATGCTACTTCTCAAAATATGCCTAGAGAGTTAGAACAGGTCAAGATCTTTTCCCTCAGCATTGGGCATGGAATTGGAACGGTTGATTTTGTGGAAACGATTGAAACGATTGAAGAAGAGGCATATGATCAAATGCTAAAGGAGTGTGGAGCGTATGCACAATTCAAGTTAGGAAATTTGAGTCAATATTTTGAAATAGAGGTTTTCCCAGAACATGCACAGAAGCTGTACCATGAAATGCCAGAGTGCTTTTTAAAAGAGCTTTTTGGAACACTGCATGAAGGGTATGTCATTTTAAGGAAAAGTTTATGA
- a CDS encoding hydrogenase maturation protease, whose amino-acid sequence MKKALLTIGNTLRGDDGVTTYLGHLVEKEKIGWNVFYGDDTPESQFHTLRAFAPDVIVVADAMTGINVGSVEVIDISDDRDYMYSTHNLPMPILLSYLRGFCDVVLFLGLNVDIEKVLEINPSLSEEAQATARRALIKMLEIDAIFDEQMIS is encoded by the coding sequence ATGAAGAAAGCACTTTTAACCATTGGAAATACATTACGCGGTGATGATGGTGTAACAACGTATCTGGGGCATCTTGTAGAAAAAGAAAAAATAGGGTGGAACGTCTTTTATGGAGACGACACTCCTGAGAGTCAATTTCATACTTTGCGAGCATTTGCTCCCGATGTTATCGTGGTTGCAGATGCAATGACAGGGATAAATGTAGGCAGTGTTGAGGTCATTGATATCAGCGATGATCGTGATTACATGTACTCAACGCATAATTTACCGATGCCTATACTTTTAAGTTATTTAAGGGGCTTTTGTGATGTTGTCCTTTTTTTAGGACTCAATGTAGATATTGAAAAGGTACTCGAAATCAACCCTTCACTTTCAGAAGAGGCACAAGCAACCGCTCGAAGAGCTTTAATCAAAATGCTTGAAATAGATGCAATTTTCGATGAACAAATGATTAGCTAA
- a CDS encoding NADH-quinone oxidoreductase subunit B family protein, giving the protein MSKTYIVPDEIALANSVEAKLEHLKNIKGSFSVYRVDCGSCNGCEIEIFAAITPMWDPERFGFKLVPSPRHADILVCTGPLTRQMYYPLLRAYEATPDPKVVVAIGACGSSGGIFHDAYSVWGGIDKVIPVDVYIPGCPPHPATIIHGLATALGILDQKLSYKMHANGSNQSPAIQMSLLGDILFERDVLAEAKLLMGYLFGRKLYDKYIAALKESPDIKDTVKTRIAMERLVREEEDKRYQECMQTIHNKIYLSHMRKFQAIDDGDRMDLNNN; this is encoded by the coding sequence ATGAGTAAAACATATATTGTGCCCGATGAAATAGCGCTCGCTAATTCAGTAGAAGCAAAATTAGAGCATCTTAAAAATATCAAAGGAAGCTTTAGCGTTTATAGAGTGGATTGCGGTTCATGCAATGGGTGTGAGATCGAAATTTTTGCGGCGATTACCCCGATGTGGGACCCTGAACGTTTTGGATTTAAGCTTGTACCAAGTCCAAGACATGCGGATATCTTAGTGTGCACTGGACCTTTAACGCGTCAGATGTATTATCCACTTTTACGTGCTTATGAAGCAACCCCTGATCCGAAAGTGGTGGTTGCTATAGGAGCGTGTGGGAGCAGTGGTGGCATATTTCATGATGCGTACAGCGTTTGGGGTGGTATTGATAAAGTAATTCCTGTGGATGTTTATATCCCTGGCTGTCCGCCGCATCCCGCAACCATTATTCATGGATTAGCAACGGCTTTGGGTATTTTGGATCAAAAATTATCATACAAAATGCACGCAAATGGTTCCAATCAATCGCCTGCAATCCAAATGTCTCTCTTGGGTGATATTTTATTTGAACGTGATGTCCTAGCGGAAGCAAAATTACTGATGGGTTATCTTTTTGGGCGCAAACTGTATGACAAATACATTGCAGCACTCAAAGAGTCTCCAGATATTAAAGATACCGTCAAAACACGCATAGCAATGGAGCGTTTGGTGCGTGAAGAGGAAGACAAAAGGTATCAGGAGTGTATGCAAACGATTCATAATAAAATTTACCTTTCTCACATGCGAAAGTTTCAAGCGATTGATGATGGCGATCGTATGGATTTAAACAACAATTAG
- a CDS encoding formate/nitrite transporter family protein produces MLSPAETAQSLSGGLSHKALMPLISVTFLSIMAGSSIALGDIFWAHSTVGVAKAAGPGIANFIGGIAFSVGLMMVVFFGGHLFTSSVMSGVSTYDRKLPIGKMAAYWVWVWVFNFVGALLTAYMYYESRLPLNYDGEILKHFVALGSGKMTLSFEAAFIRGIFCNVFVCMAIWASTAAEDTAGKILAICFIVGAFVASGYEHCVANMFIVSEALFAKAHYLLAVGGDMEALSHLTHTSIANLEALNITNFFVKNLLPVTLGNICGGLFFVGLIGFMSHKSDMNH; encoded by the coding sequence ATGTTATCACCAGCAGAAACAGCACAGTCCTTATCAGGTGGACTTAGCCATAAAGCATTAATGCCTTTAATCAGTGTTACTTTTTTATCGATCATGGCGGGAAGTTCAATTGCCTTAGGTGACATTTTTTGGGCACATTCAACCGTCGGTGTTGCCAAAGCAGCCGGTCCTGGTATCGCCAATTTTATTGGTGGTATTGCCTTCTCTGTCGGTTTGATGATGGTTGTTTTTTTTGGAGGACATCTCTTCACGAGTTCTGTCATGTCAGGTGTTTCGACGTATGATCGCAAATTACCGATTGGCAAAATGGCCGCTTATTGGGTTTGGGTTTGGGTTTTTAACTTTGTTGGCGCGCTTTTGACGGCTTATATGTACTATGAATCTCGTTTACCTCTCAATTATGATGGGGAGATTTTAAAGCATTTTGTAGCGCTTGGGTCTGGGAAAATGACGCTTAGTTTTGAAGCCGCTTTTATCCGAGGTATTTTTTGTAATGTTTTTGTGTGTATGGCTATTTGGGCCTCTACTGCAGCTGAAGATACTGCCGGTAAAATCCTTGCTATCTGTTTTATTGTCGGTGCCTTTGTTGCTTCTGGATATGAGCACTGCGTTGCTAACATGTTTATTGTTTCCGAAGCTCTTTTCGCAAAAGCACATTATCTTCTCGCGGTAGGGGGTGACATGGAAGCACTTTCTCATTTGACGCATACCTCTATTGCTAATCTTGAAGCGCTGAATATAACAAACTTTTTTGTTAAAAATTTACTTCCAGTCACCTTAGGCAATATCTGTGGCGGTCTTTTCTTTGTT